The Chitinivibrio alkaliphilus ACht1 DNA segment TTATCATAAAATAATGAATGGGGAAAGTGGTGTGTCAAGAAGGGGGGTATCCCCCCTTTCTAGACTTTTAGAGGAAACCCTGCTGTTTCTAATTCAGCAACAATTTTATCCTGTTGTGTTTCCAAAAACTCATGGTCCAAGGTTCCCTGCGGATTCAGAAAGCTGGTCTGAATTGTGACGGCTTTTTCCGCATCGTTGAGGGAAAATACATCAGCAACTTTTACCGATATCACATGGGGTATCTTGAGACGTTCCACTGCCCGTACAACCGTATCAGCCGATGTGTGGTGCGGGGTACGAAGGGTGCAGTCAAAGGTTGAACCGGGGTATTTGGGAAGAGGAGTATACCGAACCTTCTCCCGGGGTTTCAGGCTTTGTAACTCTTGGATAGACATAACTGCCATGGAAAGAGTTCCTTTTATTTTAAAGGTTCGTGCCATCAACGGATGAAGTGTTGTGAGAAATCCCTTGTTTTTCCCCATGGTTTTAATATCGAGGGTTTCATAGGGATGAAGGCCGGTCCATTCTCGATGGACCAGAGCATTGGGAAATTTCTCCCGAGGCTCGTTAAGGGTAACTGGAATGGCAAGATAGCGTATCAATTCTTCAAGGAGATTTCGCAATTCAATGAAACGGTTTTCGTTTCTATCATATAGAGCGATGGTTACAACTGTTTCCTCTTTAGAGAAATTATCTTTATCGTTTTGATACTGTCTTCCAATTTCAAAGGCGGAAAAGCGAGGGAAATTCTTTGCATTTTGCCCCGCCATTTCTAACAGAGAGGGGACAACGCTGGGGCGCATAATTTCATGGTCCCGTGAGAGAGCATTTTTTAAGGTGAGAGATTCATTTTTTTCATGCCAATCCGCTTTTTCTAAGAGAGATCTTCCGATCATGGGGTAGGTCATGGTTTCAATGAGATTTCCTCGTAACACAAGAAAATCGCGGAGTTTACGGGTAAATTGAATCTCCGTGGCAGGACGAAGGGGGCGGATCGTCTCGTAGGTAGGAACAGGGGCGATATTGTCATATCCGATAATTCGTCCTACCTCTTCAATAATATCCGCATCGCACTCAATATCCTTGGTTGCACGATAGGAAGGAACTGTTATGGAAAACAGGTCTTCCTCTATTTTAAGGGAGAAATCGAGTTTTGTAAGAATCTCTGCAATGTGGTCACGGGAGATTTCTTTTCCGAGAATAGCACAGATTTTGTCTGTGGATACGGTGATAACACGCGGGGTATAGGGGGTGCTGAGATCAGCCCCGCCTTTTTGTATAGCCCCTTCTACTACAGCATGGGGGCATTGTGAGCGTACGAGCTCAAGAGTACGAAGAAGTGTTCTTTCAAGAAGCTGTGAGTCAAGAGACTTTTCATACCGCTGAGATGAATCTGTGCGTAGGCCGATCCGTGCAGAGGTTGTACGGACTTCGCTGGCTTTCCAATTAGCAACCTCAATAAAAATGGTTTCTGTGTCTTCCGTAACACCGCTGTTTGCGCCTCCCATAATGCCGGCGATAACAAGAGGCTTTTCCCCGTCAGATACAACGGTGTCTCCAGCTTTAAGGGAGCGAATTTCCCCGTCAAGGGTCTCAAAGGATATCTCTTCTTTAAGCCGTTCTACGCGAATCGTATTGTCTGTGATATGGTCGCGGTCGAAAATATGCAGGGGGATGCCCAGTTCCAGCATAACATAATTTGATATATCCACGATGTTATTTATGGGACGGATGCCGCAGTTCGTAAGACGTTGCTGCATCCACTGTGGACTTTGGCTTATCTGTATACCCGATAGGGAGAGTCCCAAATAGGCTTTGCAAGCTGAATCTTCTTCTACGTGAAGCTGTACGGGGGCCTTTCCCGTTCCGAGTTGGCGTAGTTCTTCACACCACTCCGGGGTAAAGGGATTTTGTAACGGGGTATTAAACACAGCCGCAAACTCCCGTGCCATTCCGAAATGCCCCCAGAGGTCGGGGCGATGGGTAATCGATTTGTTGTCAATATCGAGAAGTACATCGCGGCTCACACCGTATATGCTGTGCAAGGGGGTTCCCGGGGGGGTGTCTTCAGGAAGAGAGAGTAGCCCTTCGTGGGAGGTACCGAGGCCAAGTTCGTCTTCTGCACAGAGCATTCCCTGAGACTCCACGCCGCGAATTTTCTTTGGCACCAAGGTGAACCCGCCGGGGAGGGTCGTTCCAACAGGAGCGAAGGGAACGAGCATACCTCGGTGTACATTGGGAGCACCGCAGACTACACTATGGTGCGCTTGTCCTGCATCAACTGTAACAATTTGTAGATTGTCAGCATCAGGGTGTGCGGTAATATCGGTTACTTTTGATGCCACCACCTGTTCCATATAGGCTCCAACCTCCTGTACCGCTTCGACTTCGCAGGTTGCCATGGTGAAGCGTGTACTAATTTCTGCAGGAGGAAGGGAGGGAATATCCGTAAAATCACGAATCCATTGTAGAGATATATCCATGGGGGTATCCTTTATTTCTAGTATTCTGAGAATTGTTGTCCAAAACGAAGATCACCGCTGTGAAGATATCGAATATCATCAATACCGTAGCGCATCATTACCAACCTGTCAAGGCCAAGTCCAAAGGCAAAACCGTTGTATTTATCTGTATCAACCTGCCCATATTCAAGCACTCTTGGATGTACCATGCCGCAGGGAAGCAGTTCTACCCATCCAGTTTGTTTACAGACAGAACAGCCCGAACCACCGCAGATAAGGCATTTTATGTCCAATTCAAAACCGGGTTCTACAAAGGGGAAATAGCCTGGGCGAAGGCGTACTTCCACTTCCTTGCCAAATATCTCAGCAAGAAGCACTTTCATAAAGTAGATGAGATTTGCCACGGAGATGTTTTCCCCCACCATCATGCCTTCAAGTTGGTGGAAAACCATTTCATGGGATGCATCTGTATCTTCACAGCGAAACACCTTTCCCGGACAGACAAATTTAAAGGGGGCTGTATGGGTTTCCATGCCCCGAACCTGCATGGGAGAGGTATGGGTTCGGAGAAGATGTTTCATGTCGGAGAACCAAAAGGTATCCTGCATATCACGGGCAGGATGGGTCTCTGGTATGTTTAAGGCTTCAAAATTGTGGTAGTCATCTTCAATGTGCGGGCCGTTGAGAATGGTAAACCCCATGGACGTGAAGATATCCTCAATCTCTCTCTGTACTATTGTTACCGGATGATACGCCGCAGGATGGCGCTGTCCCAAGAGCGATTTTGTGAGGCTGATGTCTTGTCGATTCTGCCGAAGCTGTTCTTCAATTTCCTGTTTTTCTCTCTCTGAGAGCGCTTGAGAAATGGCTTTATGCATCTCTTGCTTCAGCCTGTTTGACTCTTTGCCCACGGTTTTCTTTTCCTCAGGTGAGGCATCTTTCATCCCCTTGAGGATGGAACTGATCTCACCTTTTTTACCAATGTATTTTGCTTTAACCGCAAGAATATCTGCCTGGGACGCTGCTTCGCCCAGCTCAGCTTCAAACTGTTTTGAAAGTTTTTGTAGTCTATCCAGCATACGATCCCGTTTCGTATAGAGTTGTAGTACTGGACAAAATACATAATTCAGCGTTCTGCGGGGAAGATAATTTCCCTCAACTCTCTGAGGAGGATGAGCAATACTCGGGGAGATATATTTCAAAGGTCGTGCCTTCTTCGGGGGTAGAATAGAGAATAATCCCCCCCTTATGTGCCTTGACGGTCTTGTAGACAGAGGAGAGCCCTAAGCCGGTACCTCGGTCTTTGGTTTTTGTGGTAAAGAATGGAGTGAATATTTTTTCTTGTATTTCCCGAGGAATACCGCTCCCCGTATCTTCTACAATGAGGTGGGCATAAAACCCTTCTGAGAGTGCAAGAAGTTTTGCCTGTGGTTTATTAAGGTAGGTTCGTTTAACAGCAATGGTAATTTCACCCTCCTCTGTAAGTGAGTCCCGGGCGTTTACGCAGATATTGGTCAAGGCATTTTGAAGATTTGCCCGATGTCCCTCCACGCACATATCAGGATGGCTTATACAGGTATGAACTGTAATGGCTGCCTCAGGCGGGAGATAGAGGTGTTCGAGGGTTGCTGTAATAAGGGCAGAAAGAAAAATCTTATCGGTTCCTCTTGTACCTTTCTGAGAAAAATCGAGGAGCTGACGAATATATTGGGAGGTGGATTCTGCAATGGAAATAATGTCTTCTACGGACTTTCTGTGAAACTCTTCGCTTGCCAGGAGCATGTCTGCATAGCCGAGAATACTGGTGAGTTGGTTATTAAAGTTGTGCGCAATTTCACCGGCAAGCTCCCCTAAGGAGGTAAATTTTTCTACCTGTGCTATTTTTTCCTGCATTATCTTTTGCGGCATTCGATTGATGGATATCCCAATTAACCCCTGAATTGTACCATCTTTATTTCTTAAGGGAGATTTATAGGTGAGGTAGGAGTGTTCTTTGCCCCCATAGGAGAACTCTTCTTCAAACTCGTCACTTGCACCGGTTTGCAGTATGTAGCTATCAGCCTTGTGGATGCGGGCTGCTTCGTGGAAGGGGATAAAGTCCTGTATGGTTTTTCCCTGTACCTCCTTTTCTGTTTTGTTAAGTATCTTACAGATATGTTTTCCCGGTAGGACAAAACGACTGTTCCGGTCTTTGGTGAAGATGCCAATGTCATCATTGTTTAAGAGTTGTGAGAGCTGTTGATTTCGTTCAAAGAGGAGCTCTTTTTGGAGGAGTCCCTCATTCATTTTGTTTCCCAATATAACGGCAATGCCACCAAAGAGTCCTGCCGTAATGAATGGAGTTAATTGGATCATGCTTATGGTATGATTGAGAAAAAGAGCATCCACAGAGAGGGTGATGAGAAAGAGTGTATGAAGGGGAAATAAGGTGGGGGGGCATTTGGCATTATGGCGGTGTGCATGGTGAATAATACTGCCCGTATACACCACCATGGCAATGAAGAGTATGTTATGGATAAGTTTCAACGGTTCTGTTTCTTCATGGAATAGATAGATTGTTTCTCCCCAGGGGAGTATCGTTTGTGTGAATAGAATATCTGTTCCGTAACCAAGGGTATATCCGAGGAGTATGCGAAGTATCGTTATTCCAGCCAAAGATCGTGCCAGGATAGTGTATGTTTGTGTGTGAGGTCTTTGAATAATTTGGTGAATTACTAAGGGGTAATAGATCATGGAGATGTTGAGAGTTATAAGGTGGAGTACACGCAGGGTATAGCTATGGGTATGCGGCCCGACATGGTAGATGTGGTAAAGAAGTGCCATGTAGAGCGCGGCCGGTAGGCAGGTAAAACAGAAGTACGTGTGGGCTTTATCCTTGCGATACTTCTCCGACAGGAGAAAGAAAAAAGCGCCACGGCGAGTAAAATTCCCGATGTTACCAGCAGGATATTTTGGTATGCATTCATTTACACCCTCCATCGAAGAGAGAGGC contains these protein-coding regions:
- a CDS encoding two-component system sensor histidine kinase NtrB encodes the protein MALLYHIYHVGPHTHSYTLRVLHLITLNISMIYYPLVIHQIIQRPHTQTYTILARSLAGITILRILLGYTLGYGTDILFTQTILPWGETIYLFHEETEPLKLIHNILFIAMVVYTGSIIHHAHRHNAKCPPTLFPLHTLFLITLSVDALFLNHTISMIQLTPFITAGLFGGIAVILGNKMNEGLLQKELLFERNQQLSQLLNNDDIGIFTKDRNSRFVLPGKHICKILNKTEKEVQGKTIQDFIPFHEAARIHKADSYILQTGASDEFEEEFSYGGKEHSYLTYKSPLRNKDGTIQGLIGISINRMPQKIMQEKIAQVEKFTSLGELAGEIAHNFNNQLTSILGYADMLLASEEFHRKSVEDIISIAESTSQYIRQLLDFSQKGTRGTDKIFLSALITATLEHLYLPPEAAITVHTCISHPDMCVEGHRANLQNALTNICVNARDSLTEEGEITIAVKRTYLNKPQAKLLALSEGFYAHLIVEDTGSGIPREIQEKIFTPFFTTKTKDRGTGLGLSSVYKTVKAHKGGIILYSTPEEGTTFEIYLPEYCSSSSES
- the pheT gene encoding phenylalanine--tRNA ligase subunit beta, coding for MDISLQWIRDFTDIPSLPPAEISTRFTMATCEVEAVQEVGAYMEQVVASKVTDITAHPDADNLQIVTVDAGQAHHSVVCGAPNVHRGMLVPFAPVGTTLPGGFTLVPKKIRGVESQGMLCAEDELGLGTSHEGLLSLPEDTPPGTPLHSIYGVSRDVLLDIDNKSITHRPDLWGHFGMAREFAAVFNTPLQNPFTPEWCEELRQLGTGKAPVQLHVEEDSACKAYLGLSLSGIQISQSPQWMQQRLTNCGIRPINNIVDISNYVMLELGIPLHIFDRDHITDNTIRVERLKEEISFETLDGEIRSLKAGDTVVSDGEKPLVIAGIMGGANSGVTEDTETIFIEVANWKASEVRTTSARIGLRTDSSQRYEKSLDSQLLERTLLRTLELVRSQCPHAVVEGAIQKGGADLSTPYTPRVITVSTDKICAILGKEISRDHIAEILTKLDFSLKIEEDLFSITVPSYRATKDIECDADIIEEVGRIIGYDNIAPVPTYETIRPLRPATEIQFTRKLRDFLVLRGNLIETMTYPMIGRSLLEKADWHEKNESLTLKNALSRDHEIMRPSVVPSLLEMAGQNAKNFPRFSAFEIGRQYQNDKDNFSKEETVVTIALYDRNENRFIELRNLLEELIRYLAIPVTLNEPREKFPNALVHREWTGLHPYETLDIKTMGKNKGFLTTLHPLMARTFKIKGTLSMAVMSIQELQSLKPREKVRYTPLPKYPGSTFDCTLRTPHHTSADTVVRAVERLKIPHVISVKVADVFSLNDAEKAVTIQTSFLNPQGTLDHEFLETQQDKIVAELETAGFPLKV
- a CDS encoding phenylalanine--tRNA ligase subunit alpha, which produces MLDRLQKLSKQFEAELGEAASQADILAVKAKYIGKKGEISSILKGMKDASPEEKKTVGKESNRLKQEMHKAISQALSEREKQEIEEQLRQNRQDISLTKSLLGQRHPAAYHPVTIVQREIEDIFTSMGFTILNGPHIEDDYHNFEALNIPETHPARDMQDTFWFSDMKHLLRTHTSPMQVRGMETHTAPFKFVCPGKVFRCEDTDASHEMVFHQLEGMMVGENISVANLIYFMKVLLAEIFGKEVEVRLRPGYFPFVEPGFELDIKCLICGGSGCSVCKQTGWVELLPCGMVHPRVLEYGQVDTDKYNGFAFGLGLDRLVMMRYGIDDIRYLHSGDLRFGQQFSEY